The genomic region TGGTTCTCGCTATAATATGGTTACCTGCCACAAACGTCCCAGAGGCATCCATACAAACCTCTACCTGCGGTCACCACTCCAACATCAAATCGATCCCGACTATGCTGCCAAAAGCGGCAGCCCAGAATTGATTTCAATCAGATCCTTATGGCAGTTGGCATCTAGCCTCCGCGTCATATCTTCAACCGTTCCGACTATTCATCACTGGTATTCGCCTGCAGAAAGAATATTCTGAGTCGGATAGATACCAAAGTTTATCTACTTATTCCGTAACATATAAATTATCGAAAAAGTCTTGTATGTTTGGAGAGGCTGCTCCTCTTGGTTGGTGTTGTTTTAAAGAATGTCTCTAAACATTTCGGTGACGTGAAGGCTGTCGACGATGTGAACCTAGATATTAAGGATAAGGAGTTTATAACTCTGCTTGGGCCTTCCGGATGTGGTAAGACGACGACCCTACGGTTGATAGCTGGATTGGAGACCTTGACAAGAGGCGATATATACATTGGTGATCGGTTGGTCAACGATCTCCCTCCTAAGGATAGAGATATAGCGATGGTTTTCCAGAGCTACGCTCTGTACCCACATATGAGCGTATATGATAACATAGCATTTCCCCTCAAGATTAGGAAGCTACCTAAGGATGAGATTGAAAGGAAGGTAAATTATGCAGCTGAGCTTCTCGGCATATCTAGACTTCTTAAACGTAAGCCTAAGGAGTTGAGTGGGGGTGAGAGGCAGAGGGTCGCCCTTGGCAGGGCTATAGTTAGGAACCCCCAAGTATTCCTTATGGACGAGCCTCTCAGCAACCTCGATGCGAAGCTACGTGTATACATGAGGGCTGAGCTGATAAGGCTACAGAAGATGCTGGCTACAACCCTCATCTATGTTACACACGACCAGGTTGAGGCGATGACGATGAGCAACAGAATAGCTATTATGAATCATGGTAAACTGATTCAGGTGGCTCCTCCAAACATAATATACAGCAACCCAGCAGACACATTCGTAGCAGGATTCATAGGAAGCCCACCGATGAACTTCATAGACTGCTCATATATGTCCAAGAACGGTCAAGCATATCTTGATGCAGGAACCTTCCAGATAGATGTGACAGAGTATAGAGACCTGATTGTGAAGGAGGCTAAGGGTTCGGAGTTGATTCTGGGCGTCAGACCTGAAGATGTCACCGTATATAGGGAGAGGCCTCCAGGTGAATCGGTTGAGGCTGAGGTCTACGCGACTGAGCCGCTGGGCTCAGAGATAATAATAAACCTGAAGGTAGGAGATTCAATAGTGAAAGCAAAGAGCACACCAGAATTCAAGGCTGAGATGGGTGACAGACTATACCTAACAATGAACAAGGATAAGATGCACATATTCGACAGAGCAACAGGAAAAGCAGTAATGTAAACTTCATCCCGGAAAGGGTTCGGTGAACCACACCACCTTCAAAAAAGTGCCCCCACTTTACTCTATTGTGTAGACCAGTTCTGCAATCTTTTCTTTGACGGTTACTCCGAGTCCAGGTCTTCCGGACGGTATGCGTGAACCCATAGCGAATCGGGGTCTCGAATCTTCGGTTACAATGTCGCTTTTAAGCTCAAGATCCGTATCCAGGTCTGAGCATGCGATATTCTCGACTCCGGCGGCAAAATTTGCTCCGTAGGCGATTCCAACCCCGCTCTCCACCATACATCCAACCATAACTTGGAGGCCGTTCTCTTTGGCAAGTCTGACAGCTTCGAGACCAGGAGTTATTCCACCCACCTTCTGAAGTTTCAGGTTTACACCCTTAGCTGCTCTCAACTCAACTATTCTTTTGACATCTTCGATCGTCGCGGCTGATTCGTCGGCGAAGATAGGTATCTTGGATTTGACGGTTATCTGCCTGAGTTTTGCAAGGTCTTCCTTGGGGCATGGCTGCTCTATGAGAACCACTCGAGACCCTATCAGGTCGTAGATATTGTTGAATAGGTCTGCAGCCGAGTCTGGGTCGTTGTAGGACTGGTTTGCGTCCAACGTCAATTCACCAGGATATAATTCGGCTACAGCCATTACCCTCTCAAGGTCTGAGTTGGGGTCCCCTGAAAGTTTCAGCTTCAACCTGGATAGGTTGGCATCCTTGTATCTGTCCAAAATTTTTTTGACCCTCTCCTCGGTCTCATACTTAGGCCCGAGGTACAGTGTTACAGTGTTTGGGATGAGTCTAGGCTTCTCTGACC from Candidatus Bathyarchaeota archaeon harbors:
- a CDS encoding ABC transporter ATP-binding protein translates to MVGVVLKNVSKHFGDVKAVDDVNLDIKDKEFITLLGPSGCGKTTTLRLIAGLETLTRGDIYIGDRLVNDLPPKDRDIAMVFQSYALYPHMSVYDNIAFPLKIRKLPKDEIERKVNYAAELLGISRLLKRKPKELSGGERQRVALGRAIVRNPQVFLMDEPLSNLDAKLRVYMRAELIRLQKMLATTLIYVTHDQVEAMTMSNRIAIMNHGKLIQVAPPNIIYSNPADTFVAGFIGSPPMNFIDCSYMSKNGQAYLDAGTFQIDVTEYRDLIVKEAKGSELILGVRPEDVTVYRERPPGESVEAEVYATEPLGSEIIINLKVGDSIVKAKSTPEFKAEMGDRLYLTMNKDKMHIFDRATGKAVM
- a CDS encoding dipeptide epimerase, whose translation is MKITRIRAYNLNLEFHEPLRISYTTFTQTSNVLVIVDTDSGISGYGEAAPLTPVTGDSQVDSIKFLQRSGRYLIGEDPTEIGKINSILNRASEELGLSSSTSIAAVDSACYDIAGKILGKPIYQILGSEKPRLIPNTVTLYLGPKYETEERVKKILDRYKDANLSRLKLKLSGDPNSDLERVMAVAELYPGELTLDANQSYNDPDSAADLFNNIYDLIGSRVVLIEQPCPKEDLAKLRQITVKSKIPIFADESAATIEDVKRIVELRAAKGVNLKLQKVGGITPGLEAVRLAKENGLQVMVGCMVESGVGIAYGANFAAGVENIACSDLDTDLELKSDIVTEDSRPRFAMGSRIPSGRPGLGVTVKEKIAELVYTIE